One Lycium barbarum isolate Lr01 chromosome 5, ASM1917538v2, whole genome shotgun sequence genomic window carries:
- the LOC132641867 gene encoding prolycopene isomerase, chloroplastic, with amino-acid sequence MALRFPQYQPFFPIFNFSSANKKRTIFTRSEISVSTTVTSKPPVSGKAEADIVVIGSGIGGLCCAGLLARYGQNVLVVESHDVAGGAAHSFDIKGYKFDSGPSLFSGFQSRGPQANPLAQVLDALGESIPCVNYDSWMVYLPEGEFLSRIGPTEFFKDLEKYGGPDSAREWRKLLDAILPISAAAMALPPLSIRGDLGVLSTAAARYAPSLFKSFAQMGPQGALGATKLLRPFSEIIDSLGIKDPFIRNWLDLLAFLLAGVKTNGILSAEMVYMFSEWYKPGCTLEYPLHGSGAIVDALVRGLQKFGGRISLKSHVENIVVEKGRAVGVKLRGGQFIRAKKAVVSNASMWDTLSLLPPEVVPKSYQDRIKTTQQCESFMHLHLGFDAEGIPDDLGIHHIVVNDWDRGVDADQNIVLISVPSVLSPDLAPPGKHVLHAYTPGTEPFEIWEGLDRRSNEYKNLKAERSEVMWKAVEKALGPGFNREKCEVKLVGTPLTHQRFLRRNRGTYGPAILAGKGTFPGHSTPIPQLLCCGDSTFPGIGVPAVAASGAIVANSLVSVTQHSQLLDAVGI; translated from the exons atggCGTTGAGGTTTCCTCAGTATCAACCATTTTTTCCCATTTTCAATTTCAGCTCAGCAAATAAAAAACGCACAATTTTTACACGCAGTGAAATTTCTGTCTCCACCACGGTTACTTCGAAGCCACCCGTCTCAG GCAAGGCAGAAGCAGATATCGTTGTTATTGGGAGCGGTATAGGTGGGCTATGTTGTGCTGGACTTCTTGCTAGGTATGGCCAAAATGTTTTAGTGGTGGAAAGCCATGATGTAGCTGGGGGTGCAGCTCACTCTTTTGATATTAAAGGGTATAAATTTGATTCTGGTCCATCATTGTTCTCCGGTTTCCAATCAAGAGGTCCTCAGGCAAATCCATTAGCGCAG GTTCTTGATGCATTAGGTGAATCAATTCCCTGTGTAAACTATGACTCATGGATGGTATACTTACCTGAAGGTGAATTCTTGTCACGCATTGGCCCAACAGAGTTTTTTAAG GATCTTGAGAAGTATGGAGGACCAGATTCAGCGAGAGAGTGGAGAAAACTTCTT GACGCAATACTTCCAATCTCAGCAGCTGCAATGGCTCTGCCTCCACTATCTATCCGAGGCGACTTGGGTGTACTTTCCACTGCTGCTGCTAGATATGCACCTTCCCTCTTTAAATCTTTTGCTCAAATGGGACCTCAAGGAGCCCTTGGTGCTACCAAACTTCTCAGACCCTTTTCAGAAATCATTGATTCTTTGGGGATAAAAGACCCTTTTATACGGAATTGGCTGGATCTCCTTGCTTTCTTGCTTGCCGGGGTCAAAACTAACGGCATACTCTCAGCAGAAATG GTGTACATGTTTTCAGAGTGGTATAAGCCAGGTTGTACTCTAGAATATCCACTTCATGGAAGTGGAGCAATTGTTGATGCTCTTGTTCGAGGATTACAAAAGTTTGGTGGGCGGATTTCTCTCAAGAGTCACGTAGAAAACATAGTTGTTGAAAAGGGCCGAGCTGTTGGAGTCAAACTAAGAGGTGGCCAA TTTATCCGTGCCAAGAAGGCTGTAGTCAGCAATGCATCTATGTGGGATACCTTGAGTTTATTGCCTCCAGAAGTTGTCCCAAAATCATACCAGGACAGGATCAAAACGACCCAACAGTGTGAATCATTTATGCATTTGCATTTGGGTTTCGATGCAGAG GGTATACCTGATGACCTGGGAATCCATCATATAGTTGTTAATGACTGGGACAGAGGGGTTGATGCTGATCAGAACATCGTGCTAATATCTGTGCCTAGTGTGCTTAGTCCGGATCTTGCTCCACCTGGAAAGCATGTTTTGCATGCGTATACCCCTGGAACTGAGCCATTTGAAATTTGGGAAGGTCTTGATCGCCGAAGCAATGAGTACAAAAACCTCAAGGCTGAAAGATCCGAG GTAATGTGGAAGGCTGTGGAGAAAGCACTTGGGCCAGGGTTTAATCGCGAGAAGTGTGAGGTGAAATTAGTTGGAACTCCATTAACACATCAAAGATTTCTTAGAAGAAACAGAGGGACCTATGGGCCGGCTATATTGGCAG GTAAAGGCACATTTCCTGGACATTCAACACCAATTCCACAACTCTTGTGCTGTGGA
- the LOC132639904 gene encoding uncharacterized protein LOC132639904 has translation MASSIYAYALIFLCISIEVSPSVSQLHGGDDLLPGLDRQVSNSLVLDTTKCIASVLDVPGCVEEIITSLLSIQLRLIGPQCCKAALEFEDSCLPNIFPLSSLFPFTLRSLCPIQGSLPPTPPQLLVPTVARKVKN, from the coding sequence ATGGCTTCTTCTATCTATGCATATGCACTTATTTTCTTGTGCATATCCATCGAAGTTTCTCCGAGTGTCTCACAATTACATGGAGGTGACGATCTTTTGCCAGGTTTAGACCGTCAAGTCAGTAATAGTCTTGTTTTGGATACCACAAAATGTATAGCATCGGTGTTAGATGTTCCTGGATGTGTTGAGGAAATTATAACATCTCTCTTAAGTATTCAACTGCGATTGATTGGTCCTCAATGCTGCAAAGCTGCATTAGAATTTGAGGATAGTTGTTTGCCTAATATCTTCCCTTTGAGTTCTCTTTTCCCTTTTACACTTAGGAGTCTCTGCCCCATTCAGGGTTCATTACCACCAACACCCCCTCAACTTCTAGTTCCAACAGTAGCACGCAAAGTTAAGAACTAA
- the LOC132639905 gene encoding uncharacterized protein LOC132639905 has translation MASSVYAYALIFLCISMEVSLSVSQLLGGGSLLPGLGGQVGNDLLPDISKCLATVLDVPGCVEEIITSFLSIQFRLIGPQCCKAALEFEDSCLPKIFPLSSLFPFPLRSRCPIQGSLPSTPPQPLVPTVAHKVKN, from the coding sequence ATGGCTTCTTCTGTCTATGCATATGCACTTATTTTCTTATGCATATCCATGGAGGTTTCACTGAGCGTCTCACAATTACTTGGAGGTGGCAGCCTTTTGCCAGGTTTAGGAGGTCAGGTCGGTAATGATCTTCTTCCCGATATCTCAAAATGTTTAGCAACGGTGTTAGATGTTCCTGGATGTGTTGAGGAAATTATAACATCTTTCTTAAGTATTCAATTTCGATTGATTGGTCCTCAATGTTGCAAAGCTGCATTAGAATTTGAGGATAGTTGTTTACCAAAGATTTTTCCTTTGAGTTCTCTTTTCCCTTTTCCACTTAGGAGTCGATGTCCCATTCAAGGTTCATTACCATCAACGCCCCCTCAACCTCTAGTTCCAACAGTAGCACATAAAGTTAAGAACTAA